AAGCCCGCCCGCGCTTAACCTTCCAAGTCTGTCCGGCTCTGTTGGCCGGACCGCTGCGGGGGCATGCGTCCCCGCGTTTTTTCGCTAGCGAGCCGGGGGGAGAGGACGCACCAGGGTCATGCCGACCATCAACCAGTTGATCCGCCGCGGCCGGCGGAAGGTGGAGAAGCGGGATAAGGCGCCCGCTCTGCAGGCGAACCCGCAGAAGCGGGGCGTGTGCACGCGCGTGTACACCACCACGCCCAAGAAGCCCAACTCGGCGCTGCGCAAGGTGGCGCGCGTCCGGCTGACCAACGGCTACGAGGTCACGGCCTACATCCCGGGGGAGGGGCACAACCTGCAGGAGCACTCGATCGTGCTGATTCGCGGCGGCCGCGTGAAGGATCTGCCGGGCGTGCGTTACCACATCATTCGCGGCACGCTGGATGCCAGCGGCGTGGGGGACCGGCGCCAGGGCCGTTCCAAGTACGGAGCCAAGAGGCCGAAGTAGCCATGAGTCGACGGCAACGCGCGGTGAAACGGGAGGCGCCGCCGGACCCGCAGTACGGTTCGACGACGGTCTCCAAGTTCATCAACAGCCTGATGTTCGAGGGGAAGAAGTCGGTGGCCGAGCGCATCTTCTACGACGCCATGCGCATGGTCGAGGAGAAGACCGGTCAGCCGGCGATCAACGTGTTCAAGCAGGCGTTGAACAACGTGAAGCCGGTGCTCGAGGTGAAAAGCCGTCGCGTGGGCGGTGCGACCTACCAGGTGCCGCTCGAGGTGCGGCCGGAGCGGCGCACGGCGCTGGCCATGAAGTGGCTGGTGACGTATTCGCGCGAGCGGGGCGACAAGACCATGGCGGAGCGGCTGGCCAACGAGCTGCTGGCCGCCAGCCGCAACGAGGGGAACGCCATCAAGAAGAAGGATGACACGCACCGGATGGCGGAGGCCAACAAGGCCTTCGCGCATTACCGGTGGTAGAGGCGCCCTTCCCGGGCGGGCCATACGAGCCGGAGCTCGTGAGCCCGTCCCGGGCGGCGTCGATAAGAATCTAGATTATGCCCAGACTCACGCCGCTACCAAAGCTTCGCAACATCGGCATCATGGCGCACATCGATGCCGGGAAGACGACGACCACCGAGCGGATCCTGTTCTACACCGGGCGGGTCCACCGGCTGGGCGAGGTGCATGACGGCGCTGCCACCATGGACTGGATGGAGCAGGAGCGCGGCATCACCATCACCTCCGCGGCCACGACCTGCTACTGGCAGCGCCTGGGCGAGGACTTCCGCATCAACATCATCGACACGCCCGGCCACGTGGACTTCACGGTCGAGGTGGAGCGGAGTCTGCGCGTGCTGGACGGCGCCATTGCCGTGTTCTGCGCCGTGGGCGGCGTCGAGCCGCAGTCGGAAACGGTGTGGCGTCAGGCGGACCGCTACGCCGTGCCTCGCATCGCCTTCGTCAACAAGCTGGACCGCGTGGGCGCGGACTTCGAGCACGTGGTGGACATGATCCGGGATAGGCTGGGCGCCCGGGCGTTCCCCGTGCAGTACCCGCTGGGACAGGGCGAGCTGTTCACGGGCGTGATCGATGTGCTGCGGCGGCAGGGACTGGTCTACGACGAGGAGTCGCTCGGCGCCCGCTGGACCGAAGGGCCTGTGCCCGATGCGCTGAGTGACCGCGTCGAGACGCTGCGCCACGACCTGTTGGAAGCGGCAGTGGAATACGACGAGGAGCTGCTCGAGCGCTACCTCGAGGGCGCGGAGCTGGAGGAAGCCGAGATCCGTCGCGCCATCCGCAAGGCGACCATTTCCGGGGGACTGGTGCCGGTCTTCTGCGGCTCGGCCTTCAAGAACAAGGGCGTGCAGCAGCTTCTGGACGGCGTCATCGACTACCTTCCCTCTCCCGTGGATATCCCGCCGGTTCGCGGCCATCTCCCGCACCATGACTCGACCACCGTAGAGCGCAGCGCCGCCGATGACGAGTCGTTCGCCGGGCTGGCCTTCAAGATCACGACCGACCCCTACGTCGGGAAGTTGACCTACTTCCGCGTTTACTCGGGCTCGCTCAAGGCCGGCTCCTACGTCTACAACTCGACCAAGGACCGGCGGGAGCGGGTGGGGCGTCTGCTCCAGATGCATGCCAACCATCGGGAGGAGCGGGACGAGGTGTTTGCCGGCGACATTGCCGCTGCCATCGGCCTCAAGGACACGAAGACGGGTGACACGCTGTGTGACGCCGGCCACCCCGTGATCCTGGAGGCCATGCGCTTCCCGGAGCCGGTGATCAGCGTGGCCATCGAGCCGCGCACGAAGGCGGATCAGGACAAGCTCTCCCAGGCGCTGGGCAAGTTGGCCGAGGAGGACCCGACGTTCCGCGTGCACACCGATCCCGATACAGGGCAGACCATCATCAGCGGGATGGGCGAGCTGCACCTCGAGATCCTGGTCGACCGGCTGAAGCGTGAGTTCCGCGTGGACGCCAACATTGGCCGGCCCCAGGTCGCGTACCGGGAGACGATCCGCCGGGCGGCGCAGAATGTCGAGGGGAAGTTCATCCGCCAGACGGGCGGCCGCGGGCAGTACGGCCACGTCATC
The Gemmatimonadota bacterium genome window above contains:
- a CDS encoding 30S ribosomal protein S12 — encoded protein: MPTINQLIRRGRRKVEKRDKAPALQANPQKRGVCTRVYTTTPKKPNSALRKVARVRLTNGYEVTAYIPGEGHNLQEHSIVLIRGGRVKDLPGVRYHIIRGTLDASGVGDRRQGRSKYGAKRPK
- the rpsG gene encoding 30S ribosomal protein S7, with the translated sequence MSRRQRAVKREAPPDPQYGSTTVSKFINSLMFEGKKSVAERIFYDAMRMVEEKTGQPAINVFKQALNNVKPVLEVKSRRVGGATYQVPLEVRPERRTALAMKWLVTYSRERGDKTMAERLANELLAASRNEGNAIKKKDDTHRMAEANKAFAHYRW
- the fusA gene encoding elongation factor G, with the protein product MPRLTPLPKLRNIGIMAHIDAGKTTTTERILFYTGRVHRLGEVHDGAATMDWMEQERGITITSAATTCYWQRLGEDFRINIIDTPGHVDFTVEVERSLRVLDGAIAVFCAVGGVEPQSETVWRQADRYAVPRIAFVNKLDRVGADFEHVVDMIRDRLGARAFPVQYPLGQGELFTGVIDVLRRQGLVYDEESLGARWTEGPVPDALSDRVETLRHDLLEAAVEYDEELLERYLEGAELEEAEIRRAIRKATISGGLVPVFCGSAFKNKGVQQLLDGVIDYLPSPVDIPPVRGHLPHHDSTTVERSAADDESFAGLAFKITTDPYVGKLTYFRVYSGSLKAGSYVYNSTKDRRERVGRLLQMHANHREERDEVFAGDIAAAIGLKDTKTGDTLCDAGHPVILEAMRFPEPVISVAIEPRTKADQDKLSQALGKLAEEDPTFRVHTDPDTGQTIISGMGELHLEILVDRLKREFRVDANIGRPQVAYRETIRRAAQNVEGKFIRQTGGRGQYGHVIINIAPAEPGQGFVFEDKIIGGTIPREYIGPVEQGIKEAMETGVLAGYPMVDVRVELIDGSYHDVDSSEMAFKIAGSIALKEGVRRAEPVLLEPIMDVEVVTPADYLGDVMGDLSSRRGRIGGMTQRADAQVIGASVPLAEMFGYSTTLRSLSQGRAVYSMQFSHYEEVPKSKAEEIISKVRG